A portion of the Pelorhabdus rhamnosifermentans genome contains these proteins:
- a CDS encoding CatB-related O-acetyltransferase: MDKLTDSYEITRCDYLFCNLIAKIKGTHKIPKLIKKRSKNEYGEKDNLLRYFICRYHNISIGKYTYGFEQFYDNADGIRSIGSFCSIAENIFLAKSNHPLNIVTTNPIAYLKRFGFCKENKEEFDDHKPVIIGNDVWIGTNVTILPGVKIGNGAVIGAGAIVNKNIPDYAIAVGVPAKVIKYRFSQEYIDKLNKIRWWDWPDDKIRKKIDLFTSPSDFLSNI; the protein is encoded by the coding sequence ATGGACAAATTAACGGACTCGTATGAAATAACTCGATGCGATTATTTATTTTGTAATTTGATTGCTAAAATAAAGGGGACTCACAAAATTCCCAAACTAATAAAAAAACGATCAAAAAATGAATATGGGGAAAAAGACAATCTTTTGAGATATTTTATATGCCGCTATCACAATATTTCGATAGGAAAATATACGTATGGCTTTGAACAGTTCTATGATAATGCCGATGGGATAAGAAGTATTGGCTCATTTTGTTCTATTGCGGAAAACATTTTCTTAGCTAAAAGCAACCATCCCTTGAATATTGTTACTACAAACCCCATAGCTTATCTTAAAAGATTCGGATTCTGTAAAGAAAATAAAGAGGAATTTGATGATCATAAACCAGTAATTATAGGTAATGATGTGTGGATTGGAACAAATGTTACTATACTTCCTGGAGTAAAAATAGGAAACGGCGCAGTAATAGGTGCTGGTGCTATAGTTAATAAAAATATACCTGATTATGCTATAGCTGTTGGTGTTCCTGCAAAAGTGATTAAATATAGATTCAGTCAAGAATATATTGATAAACTTAACAAAATAAGATGGTGGGATTGGCCTGATGACAAAATAAGAAAAAAGATTGATTTATTTACCAGCCCTTCTGATTTTTTATCAAATATTTAA